The Bombus fervidus isolate BK054 chromosome 3, iyBomFerv1, whole genome shotgun sequence genome includes a window with the following:
- the LOC139985305 gene encoding COMM domain-containing protein 5, translated as MTTFQTQLLYALGNKIKVLPDLRKIFLRPLIQIAVKAINQEYIEEGILDRISQKYNIPEETVDEYYSVIFTILKIHLGTLSQNIKPAEFKQILEELKLSSECIDDLSIVVYGQKRPELISGLIQKTKFYPHLIACKWRIDITISSSILNRVLEPHIIMEWTFSNGKRQIFELSLPKFHQLRHAIATILVDMQKVEKQCASKNILCS; from the exons atgacaacCTTCCAAACTCAACTTTTATATGCtttaggaaataaaataaaggttCTTCCggatttaagaaaaatatttcttcgtccTTTAATACAAA TAGCTGTAAAAGCAATAAATCAAGAATACATAGAAGAAGGAATATTAGATAGAATAAgtcaaaaatacaatataccaGAAGAAACTGTGGATGAATATTATTCAGTCATCTTTACAATATTAAAGATTCATTTGGGCACATTATCGCAAAATATTAAACCTGcagaatttaaacaaatattagaAGAACTGAA ATTATCTTCAGAATGTATTGATGACCTATCTATAGTTGTATATGGTCAAAAGCGACCAGAATTAATATCAGGATTAATacagaaaacaaaattttatccaCATTTAATAGCCTGCAAGTGGCGTATAGATATTACTATTTCTTCTAG CATATTAAATAGAGTCTTGGAACCACATATTATAATGGAATGGACATTTAGCAATGGAAAGCGTCAAATATTTGAGTTATCTTTGCCAAAGTTTCATCAATTAAGACATGCCATAGCAACTATACTTGTAGATATGCAAAAGGTTGAAAAACAATGCGcttcaaaaaatattctatgtaGCTGA